Proteins found in one Polymorphobacter fuscus genomic segment:
- a CDS encoding L,D-transpeptidase yields the protein MIATKDSHGRPFAIVDKVAAQVLVFDADGTPRARSAALLGLARGDRSVPGIGDRPLATITPAERTTPAGRFDAELGTNTAGHKILWVHYADAISLHPVVAGTARDRRRERLASPTAADNRISFGCINVPPEFFADSVEPLFRSDGGVVYILPEQLSLAEVFGPGVAGR from the coding sequence GTGATCGCCACCAAAGACAGCCACGGCCGGCCGTTCGCGATCGTCGACAAGGTCGCGGCGCAGGTGCTGGTCTTCGACGCCGATGGCACGCCGCGCGCCCGATCGGCAGCGCTGCTGGGCCTCGCCCGCGGCGACCGGTCCGTCCCCGGCATCGGTGACCGGCCGCTGGCGACGATCACGCCGGCCGAACGCACCACGCCCGCGGGCCGCTTCGATGCCGAACTCGGCACCAATACCGCCGGGCACAAGATCCTCTGGGTCCATTACGCCGACGCGATTTCGCTCCACCCGGTGGTCGCCGGCACGGCGCGCGACCGCCGGCGCGAACGGCTCGCCAGCCCCACCGCGGCCGACAACCGGATTTCGTTCGGCTGCATCAACGTGCCGCCGGAGTTCTTCGCCGACAGCGTCGAGCCGCTGTTCCGGTCCGACGGCGGCGTTGTCTACATCCTTCCCGAACAGCTATCGCTGGCGGAGGTCTTCGGGCCAGGTGTCGCCGGCCGCTAG